Within Trichocoleus sp., the genomic segment AGGGTAAGCTAATTTGCGCCCCGAATGAACCCATTGAAACCGTCTATTTTCCGATCGATTGTCTCCTGTCTCTCACGATTACAATGAATGACGGTTCCACCGCTGAAACGGGCATGATCGGCAGACAGGACATGTTTGGCTTAAACGCTGTTATGAGCGGAACCTCCGCACAAACAACCTGTAGCGTCCAGGTTGCTGGAAGCGCATTCAAAGCAGATGCTAAGATATGGCGGCAAGAATTTAACCGAAATCAGGAATTGCGTGAAGTTTTGCTCCGCTCTGCTCAAGCGCTTGCTGCTCAAGTGTCGCAAACTGCTGCCTGCAACCGCCTCCATCTTTTGGATCAGCGATTAGCCCGCTGGCTGCTGGAAGTGCAGAGTCGCATTGGTAAAGACAACTTAAAGCTAACCCATGAATTCATTTCTGAAATGCTGGGTGTGCGTCGTGCTGGAGTCACGCTGGCTGCCCAAAAGCTTCAAGATAGCGGCATCATCCAGTACAACCGGGGTTACATCAAAATCCTGGATCAACATCGGCTCGAAGCTGCTGCCTGCGAATGTTTTTCAGTCATTCAACAGGAATACGATCGCTTGCTCCTCAATCAGAACATCCTCAATCAGAACAATCGATAGACTGAACTTGCTGCTACACCACTAACCCTTTTGCTGGGTGAACCCGATCGATCGTTTGCAGCAGATCGCATTATGTTTAGCAGAGTGTTTAGCAGAATTGGGCACTTGTGATTGCTTCTGGCTGAACGTCTTTCAAAGTAGCAAGTTGAGTATTGGTTGCAGTCACCGTTAATAGGGTGTCGGTTCCATTCTGGCTGAGCGTCAAATCACTGGGTTTAAGGCTGCCCAGACAAATTCGATCTTGCTCTGTGAAGCCGTAAATCGTGGCGCTGCCGCCTGCAAAAAGAAACCGATTGTTGCCGTTGGCATAGACCGTATCACTTCCGGTAATGGTGAGCAGGTTATTACCGCTCCCGGTGTAGATGGTGTTTGTGCCGCCCCCTGCCTGAATATCGTCGCTGCCCGAACCACCCGTAATCAGATCATCCCCTGCGCCTGTGAGAATTTGGTTCTCGCCGTCTCCTGCCTGTACGAGCGCCCGACCTGTTGTGGTTGCGGTGATCTGGTCATTGCCCGCACCTGTATAAACGTCGGCAAACTTGCCTGTCACGACAATGATGTTGTTGCCGTCCTCAGCATAAACTGACCCCTGCGTTAGCGTTATCCGATCGTTCCCAGAACCCGCATAAATGGTAGCGACGCCATCGGTAAGCTGCGTGACGTTCACCTCGTTTTGCCCTTCGCCAACATCAATCGTGTGAGAGCCGCCAACCGAGGCGATCGTGATCTGGTCGTTGTCTTTACCTGTGCGCGTGGTAGTGTCTCCGTTCAAGTTAATGGAGATCACATTCTCACCGTCTCCTGATTGAATGATGCTAGAGCCACTGAAAGCCTGAACGGTAATTTGATCATTTCCGGCACCCGTATAAACCTCGCTGCGGGCACTCATCACCTGAATTTTATTGTTGCCATCTCCCGCATTCAGGACGATCGATCCCATCTCACTGGCAGTACCGCTCAGAAGCGCCTCAATTTGGTCATCGCCTTTGCCACTGGTAATCTGCGCCGAGCCGCCTTGAACCGTAATGGTATTGTTGCCGTTGCCCGCTTGAATGGTGTTGTAGGTGCCGCTGGCGCGAATGCGATCGTCTCCGCTACCGCTAATCATGTGGTTTGATGTGCCAACCTCGATCGTGTTGTTGCCATCTCCGGCATAAACCGTGCTGAACACCCCTCTAGGGCCACCTGCTGCCAGAATGGTGACTGCATCATTCCCCGATCCGGCATAAACCGTAGTGCCAAACAAGGCTTTGCTATCAATGACATTATTGCCATCCCCAGCATAAATAAAATATTCGCCAGATCCGGAGAGCGTCAGTTCGTCATTGCCTGAGCCAGTATAAATTGTGGCGCGGCTATCACTCGCCTGAACGATATTGTTGCCATCTCCCAGATAAGCAATAAAGCTGCCCCCACCATTGCTGAGGCGATCGTCTCCTGACTCTGCCCGGATTATTTCAGTTGCGCCAGAAGTCGCCCAAATTGTGTTGTTGCCCTCGCCTGCATCTAAATAGTTCGTCCCGCTGCCGCCATCGAGCAGGTCATCGCCTGCGCCACCATAAATTTGATCATCCCCTTCATTGCCAAATAGCTGATCGTCCCCTTCCTTGCCGTAGATTCGATCGTTCCCTTCTTTGCCTTCAATCCAGTTATCTCTCAGCGTACCGAGCAACAAATCGTTTGCTGCCGTACCAATGAGGTGATCTTCCTGAGCAATCAGTTGCCCAATTTCAGCTTTGGTTAAAGGTGTTTCTTCAAAAGAAGACATTATTTCGCTCCCACACAGTTGCGATTTGGGTCAAAAATCCTGTTCGACTACCCTCCCTTTTAGGAAGGCAAGCGATCGGGCGCATCAAAGCAGATATTGAGTTGAGGTAAGGTCAAATTTACTGGCAAAACTCGCCTGACCGTTGCGCCTCAGGACGGAAATTTTATCTGAAACAGTTATAAATACTGGCTTTTCACGATTGCACTTCTGATGCTAAGTCCAGAAATACTGCGACATGATGAAGATTGTATGAAGTAATACAATTCTTAATTTAGGTAAAACCACGCAAGTATAAAAAAGGGATGGTGCGATCGGATTAGAGCCTGCCTTAAGCCCAAAATCCTCTCGTAGGGGCAAAGTATTTGCAGCAGAATGGTTGCACTGATTTAGAGTACATTGGCGCAAATGCTTCGCCCTTTACCCCTATCCGCACCACAAGTGATGTAATTGGCGATCGTTAAAGGCTGTCCTTAATAGTCGTAAGGATTTGCTGGCTTAGGAATTGATTTCAGGTTGGTCGCTTTGATCACGAGTTGCCGTCTTCCATCCAAAGTTTCCGTGATCACTTCGCCCTGAACTTCTTGCCAGCTATCCGGCGCATAAGCATTCCGACTGCCCGACAGTTTGACTGGCAACCCCACCGGATACACATCAGCAGCGCAGCAGGTAATGATAAACCGAGAAATCATTAAATAGTTCTCTGGCAAGCTAGACAAGTGAATCACAAAGCCACTCACCTTTGCTTTTTGCCCGGTGTAAGCATCGGGTTCAGGATAAACATTCAGCATTCGTACCCAATCAATCAGCGATCGACTTTCTGGGCTTGTGTTGCCACGAAAAGATTGAGGCTGCGATCGGGTCAGCGTCAGGGTGTCGGTGACTCCTCGTTCCATCGCAACCTGGCTGGCAAAAGGCTGAGGCGTAAACTGCAAGCCAAACAGCGCCACGGCAAGCAAGAGGGTACTGCTCCAACCGGGTGGAAACAAAGAGAAATGCTGCGGATTAGCGATTTGCCGCACTCGCGATCGACTCCTTGCCTGAACGACTATCTGCCCCAGTTTCAGGAAGCCTAACCCCACTAGAAAAAAACCGGAAGAATAGGCAAGCCAAACATAATCTGGGTGCAGCAAAATGTTGATCTTGCCCGTCAACCAATATTTCAGCAGCAAGACCCCCCACGCCAAAATTGCCAGACTATCGAGCCAGGGTTGGAAATTGCGGAAAATGTTGCCAAATCGATTGCCTAGGGGCTGTTTTGCTCGGACTGCCATAGCAATAGGGTGATAGAGAGATAGAGAGATAGCAAAGATATCAGTTAGCTGATGTAAAGGTTGACCAACAACGCCAGCAGAAAGGTGAGCTGTCCGGCAAGCACGAAGAGATAGACGATCGCCCTGGAGCGAAACACCGACAAGAGCAGCGCAATATTCTTCAGGTCAACCATCGGCCCAAAAACCAGGAAGGCAAGCAGAGAACCCGTGGTAAAGGTGGAAGCAAACGAGAGGGCAAAAAAGGCATCAACAGTGGAGCAGATGGAAACAATGCAAGCCAAAATCAGCATCGCCACGATCGAACTAATCTGCCCCTGTCCCAAACCCAACACCATCTCGCGCGGAATGGCAGTTTGGACGACTGCGGCAATGGCGCTACCAATGATCAAAATGCCGCCTAGCTCCCGTAGTTCCTGCACCACATTGTCAAACATCAGGCGCAAGCGATCGGGCAATGGTTTAGAGAGCACCGAGCTACTGGCTAAGGCGGCGGCTGAATTATCAAGCTGAAAAGGCTGGTCTTTCTGTCCAATTAAAAATGTGCCAGATTGCAGCAGTGTTGATGAGGTGTCTTGCTTCCGTCCCGCAAACCTCCTAGACGCTTGACCAGAAGCTTGAGAGGGCACAGGCATAGCGCGAGCAATTGCAGGCTGCAGCAACGGACGTAAATCTGCCTGCCGACTAAACACCCAGCCAATGATCGTCGCAATCAGCAATGAACAGCCAATCCGCAGAAAAACAATTTCTGGCTGATCTCGAAATGCCGTCCAGGTTGCCCAAAAGACGATCGGGTTCACCGTCGGAGCCGCCAACAAAAAGCCGATCGCCATTGCTGAAGGCGCACCCTGAACCAAAAGCCGCCTCGCTACAGGCACATTACCGCACTCGCACACCGGAAACAGAAATCCAATTAAACTCCCTACAAACGCTGCCAGCAGAGGATTTCGAGGTACAAGTGTCAGCAAGCGGCGCTCATCCACAAACAGCAGCAGCGCACTTGAGAACAAAACTCCCAGCAGCAAAAAAGGGATTGCCTCAACCAGCAAACTAAAAAACAGCGTCAGGGCGTTATTAAGCTGGTTCATGCCTGTTTATCGGGGAAAGTAGGGGTCAATTGGGGGACAGGGAGCAAAGATCAGTGGTCGGGGATCAGTGATGAAATGCTGCTGTGATATTCTACCCGATCGTTCTGATAACGCATCCGCATTTGTCAATTCCACGCCAATTTTGCACCCGTTTCCCTGCGTCTCTCCTCATCCTGTTAGCAACATCCTGTTAGCAACAAAAAATGCTGTCAGCAAAGGCAATTCGATAAGCCATAGCTTCTATAGGATAGGCATCTCACCTCCCTGAACGGCTGAAGACACCTACCCCACTAGTGATTGAATTCACGCGCTTAAGCAGCGTATTGCTGCACAGCCAGCACCAGATTTTCTGTCCAGTGGCGGGTCAGTTCTGCGCTAACAGCTTCCACCATGACGCGAATCACGGGTTCTGTCCCCGAAGCTCTCACGAGAATTCGTCCCTGATCGCCCATTGCGATTTCTGCCTGTTCGATCGCCCGTTGCAGCTTTTCGTCTTGCTGCCAGTTGAGGCGGAGATCTCGATTCTCCACACGGACATTCTGAAGAATTTGGGGATAGGTTTGGAAGCTATTGCTGATGAGATCTGCCAGAGAAACGCCCGATTGCCGCACCAACGATGCCAGATGCAGGGCAGTCAGCAAGCCGTCTCCCGAAACGCCATAGTGTGGGCAGAGAATATGCCCGGATTGTTCGCCGCCCAGTTTCGCCCCGCGCTTGACCATCTCCGCATGGACATACTGATCACCCACATCTGTCCGA encodes:
- a CDS encoding Crp/Fnr family transcriptional regulator, whose translation is MTAQTNFHKSFQRKVECPSMQSENFVLAALPPDIYKQLMPHLKQVSLEQGKLICAPNEPIETVYFPIDCLLSLTITMNDGSTAETGMIGRQDMFGLNAVMSGTSAQTTCSVQVAGSAFKADAKIWRQEFNRNQELREVLLRSAQALAAQVSQTAACNRLHLLDQRLARWLLEVQSRIGKDNLKLTHEFISEMLGVRRAGVTLAAQKLQDSGIIQYNRGYIKILDQHRLEAAACECFSVIQQEYDRLLLNQNILNQNNR
- a CDS encoding TIGR03943 family protein is translated as MAVRAKQPLGNRFGNIFRNFQPWLDSLAILAWGVLLLKYWLTGKINILLHPDYVWLAYSSGFFLVGLGFLKLGQIVVQARSRSRVRQIANPQHFSLFPPGWSSTLLLAVALFGLQFTPQPFASQVAMERGVTDTLTLTRSQPQSFRGNTSPESRSLIDWVRMLNVYPEPDAYTGQKAKVSGFVIHLSSLPENYLMISRFIITCCAADVYPVGLPVKLSGSRNAYAPDSWQEVQGEVITETLDGRRQLVIKATNLKSIPKPANPYDY
- a CDS encoding calcium-binding protein: MSSFEETPLTKAEIGQLIAQEDHLIGTAANDLLLGTLRDNWIEGKEGNDRIYGKEGDDQLFGNEGDDQIYGGAGDDLLDGGSGTNYLDAGEGNNTIWATSGATEIIRAESGDDRLSNGGGSFIAYLGDGNNIVQASDSRATIYTGSGNDELTLSGSGEYFIYAGDGNNVIDSKALFGTTVYAGSGNDAVTILAAGGPRGVFSTVYAGDGNNTIEVGTSNHMISGSGDDRIRASGTYNTIQAGNGNNTITVQGGSAQITSGKGDDQIEALLSGTASEMGSIVLNAGDGNNKIQVMSARSEVYTGAGNDQITVQAFSGSSIIQSGDGENVISINLNGDTTTRTGKDNDQITIASVGGSHTIDVGEGQNEVNVTQLTDGVATIYAGSGNDRITLTQGSVYAEDGNNIIVVTGKFADVYTGAGNDQITATTTGRALVQAGDGENQILTGAGDDLITGGSGSDDIQAGGGTNTIYTGSGNNLLTITGSDTVYANGNNRFLFAGGSATIYGFTEQDRICLGSLKPSDLTLSQNGTDTLLTVTATNTQLATLKDVQPEAITSAQFC
- a CDS encoding permease → MNQLNNALTLFFSLLVEAIPFLLLGVLFSSALLLFVDERRLLTLVPRNPLLAAFVGSLIGFLFPVCECGNVPVARRLLVQGAPSAMAIGFLLAAPTVNPIVFWATWTAFRDQPEIVFLRIGCSLLIATIIGWVFSRQADLRPLLQPAIARAMPVPSQASGQASRRFAGRKQDTSSTLLQSGTFLIGQKDQPFQLDNSAAALASSSVLSKPLPDRLRLMFDNVVQELRELGGILIIGSAIAAVVQTAIPREMVLGLGQGQISSIVAMLILACIVSICSTVDAFFALSFASTFTTGSLLAFLVFGPMVDLKNIALLLSVFRSRAIVYLFVLAGQLTFLLALLVNLYIS